In Polynucleobacter sp. es-EL-1, the following are encoded in one genomic region:
- the mlaE gene encoding lipid asymmetry maintenance ABC transporter permease subunit MlaE, whose product MSIFHRALDLFGDLGFFVRRNLTSLGLAARMFAAVIWRSGFLLKRPRLVSDQILFVGNHSFVIIAVSGLFVGFVLGLQGYYTLNRYGSEQALGLLVALSLTRELGPVITALLFAGRAGTSLTAEIGLMKAGEQLSAMEMMAVDPLSRVIAPRLWAGIIAMPILATIFTAVGVIGGYFVGVPLIGVDSGAFWSQMQGGVDLFSDIGNGLIKSLVFGVAVTFIALYQGFEAKPTPEGVSQATTRTVVISSLSVLALDFLLTAMMFSN is encoded by the coding sequence ATGAGCATCTTTCATAGAGCTTTAGATCTTTTCGGTGACCTTGGTTTTTTTGTTCGTCGTAACTTAACAAGTCTTGGGCTCGCAGCGCGCATGTTTGCAGCGGTGATCTGGCGTTCTGGATTTTTATTAAAGCGGCCTCGTTTAGTTTCTGACCAGATTCTGTTTGTAGGCAATCACTCTTTTGTGATCATTGCGGTATCTGGTTTATTTGTTGGCTTCGTCTTAGGTCTGCAGGGCTATTACACTCTCAATCGTTATGGCTCAGAGCAGGCATTGGGATTGTTGGTTGCGTTATCGCTCACTCGTGAATTAGGGCCTGTCATTACCGCCTTGCTCTTTGCTGGCCGTGCCGGTACTTCGCTGACTGCTGAAATTGGTCTCATGAAAGCTGGTGAACAGTTAAGCGCTATGGAAATGATGGCAGTAGATCCATTAAGTCGTGTGATTGCACCGCGTTTATGGGCAGGCATTATTGCCATGCCAATTTTGGCAACTATCTTTACCGCAGTGGGTGTGATAGGTGGTTATTTTGTTGGCGTGCCTCTGATCGGAGTAGATTCAGGCGCTTTCTGGTCGCAGATGCAAGGTGGGGTGGATCTATTTTCTGATATTGGTAATGGACTCATCAAAAGCTTGGTATTTGGTGTAGCAGTTACCTTTATCGCGCTTTATCAAGGATTTGAAGCGAAACCTACGCCGGAGGGCGTATCTCAAGCAACTACCCGTACAGTAGTCATTTCTTCTTTGTCGGTTTTGGCATTGGACTTCTTGTTAACTGCGATGATGTTCTCGAATTAG
- the mlaD gene encoding outer membrane lipid asymmetry maintenance protein MlaD, with product MRKSAIDVWVGIFVAIGLLAALFLALKVGNMNAVSFAPTYKISARFDNIGGLKPRAPVKSAGVVVGRIANISFDDQTYQATVVMTIEDTYKFPKDSSAKILTSGLLGEQYIGLEAGGSDDMLASGDKITQTQSAVVLENLISQFLYNKAADSGQDKGQDAAK from the coding sequence ATGAGAAAAAGTGCAATTGATGTTTGGGTCGGAATTTTCGTAGCCATCGGTTTGTTGGCTGCCTTATTTCTTGCATTGAAAGTCGGCAATATGAATGCCGTCTCATTTGCACCTACTTATAAAATTTCAGCGCGCTTTGATAATATCGGCGGCCTCAAGCCTCGCGCACCAGTCAAGAGTGCAGGTGTTGTTGTTGGCCGCATTGCCAATATTTCTTTTGATGATCAAACCTATCAGGCTACTGTGGTGATGACTATCGAAGATACCTATAAATTCCCCAAAGACTCCTCTGCCAAGATTTTGACTTCAGGACTATTGGGCGAACAGTACATTGGTCTTGAGGCTGGAGGATCAGACGATATGTTGGCTTCTGGCGACAAGATTACCCAAACCCAATCAGCAGTTGTTTTAGAGAATTTGATCAGTCAGTTTCTCTATAACAAAGCTGCTGATAGTGGACAGGATAAAGGTCAGGACGCTGCAAAATAA
- a CDS encoding VacJ family lipoprotein, whose protein sequence is MTLFAKLKRWILLCFVTTMVGCASIPAGVQPSPQDPWEPFNRSVFEFNEGLDAYVLKPVVAGYRFVLPEFVRDGIYNFFSNYSDIYTALQNLLQGKPDYAFSDLMRVVVNTTMGLGGLIDLATPGGLEKHKEDWGQTFGVWGIPSGPYVVLPFFGPSNVRDTFGTAADLESDYLFRLLPDVALRNSLTGLRVVNSRNTYYEAGDLLDGAAIDKYSFMRDAYIQRREYQINEGREDREPLMPPYQNPYE, encoded by the coding sequence ATGACCTTATTTGCCAAACTCAAACGCTGGATATTGCTGTGCTTTGTCACGACTATGGTTGGTTGTGCATCGATACCTGCTGGGGTTCAGCCATCTCCACAAGATCCTTGGGAGCCATTTAACCGTTCCGTGTTTGAGTTCAATGAAGGCTTAGATGCTTACGTACTCAAGCCGGTGGTTGCTGGATATCGTTTTGTTTTGCCGGAATTTGTGCGCGATGGTATTTACAACTTCTTTAGCAATTACAGTGATATCTATACCGCCCTTCAAAACCTATTGCAGGGAAAGCCAGATTACGCCTTTAGCGACCTCATGCGAGTGGTGGTGAATACCACCATGGGTCTGGGTGGTCTGATTGATTTGGCTACCCCCGGTGGCCTTGAAAAACACAAAGAGGATTGGGGTCAAACCTTTGGGGTTTGGGGTATTCCATCGGGCCCATATGTTGTTTTGCCATTTTTTGGTCCGAGCAATGTGCGTGACACCTTTGGTACTGCTGCGGATTTAGAGTCAGATTACTTATTTAGATTGTTGCCTGATGTTGCCCTGAGAAATAGCTTAACGGGTCTTAGGGTGGTCAATTCCCGCAATACCTATTACGAGGCAGGCGACCTATTGGATGGAGCTGCCATTGATAAGTACAGCTTTATGCGTGATGCTTATATTCAAAGACGGGAATATCAAATCAATGAGGGTCGCGAAGATAGAGAGCCTTTGATGCCCCCTTACCAAAATCCTTATGAGTAA
- a CDS encoding phospholipid-binding protein MlaC, producing MKIQNIFKQCSAVLLSTVFLMIGNLAAQPVDQSTPDGLIKSVVSDVMASVKSDPEIQKGNIPRIVDLVEKKIVPYTDMRRTTEMAMGPNWKKATPEQQTQLVSEFKSLLIRTYSGALSQLRDQTIQFKPLRAAPDDKEVVVKTVVIGRGDPIPLDYRLEKTPNGWKVYDMNIMGVWLIEAYRNQFANQIGQNGVEGLVKFLQDRNKQLAAAKPAN from the coding sequence ATGAAAATCCAAAACATCTTTAAACAATGCTCCGCCGTATTGCTCTCAACTGTATTTTTGATGATCGGCAATCTTGCTGCTCAACCAGTTGATCAATCCACTCCTGATGGCTTAATTAAGAGTGTGGTTTCTGATGTCATGGCTTCCGTTAAATCAGACCCCGAAATTCAAAAGGGCAATATCCCTCGCATCGTTGATTTGGTGGAAAAGAAAATTGTTCCCTACACTGATATGCGCCGCACTACAGAAATGGCAATGGGCCCCAATTGGAAAAAAGCCACCCCTGAGCAACAGACCCAACTAGTGAGCGAATTTAAAAGTTTACTGATCCGTACTTATTCAGGTGCTTTAAGCCAATTGCGCGATCAGACAATTCAATTTAAGCCCTTGCGCGCAGCTCCTGATGATAAAGAAGTAGTCGTGAAAACCGTGGTGATTGGTCGTGGAGATCCAATACCTTTGGACTACCGTCTTGAGAAAACGCCGAATGGCTGGAAAGTCTACGATATGAATATCATGGGTGTTTGGCTCATTGAGGCTTATCGTAATCAATTTGCTAATCAAATTGGTCAAAATGGCGTTGAAGGGTTGGTGAAGTTTTTGCAAGATCGAAATAAGCAACTTGCTGCCGCTAAGCCCGCCAATTAA
- a CDS encoding lipid asymmetry maintenance protein MlaB, with the protein MPFSLPVSVTQQNILQLEKDGLLNLAALRTIDCGRLQDFDSTVLTLLLAWQKKLQADQQQLVLINTPEKLKVLASVYGVSALLGLS; encoded by the coding sequence ATGCCATTTTCATTGCCCGTCTCGGTTACGCAGCAGAACATTCTGCAATTAGAAAAAGATGGCCTTTTAAATTTGGCTGCACTCAGAACGATTGATTGTGGACGCCTGCAAGATTTTGATTCAACCGTCTTGACCCTACTTTTAGCTTGGCAGAAAAAATTACAAGCCGATCAACAGCAGTTGGTGCTGATCAATACCCCAGAAAAACTAAAAGTGCTAGCAAGTGTTTATGGCGTCTCTGCATTGCTAGGTTTGTCATAG
- a CDS encoding ABC transporter ATP-binding protein encodes MPSAISIQKISKNYGALQALNDVSLSIEQGEFFGLLGPNGAGKTTLISILAGLVNADHGHAAIMGANVQSQFRDARRMLGVVPQELVFDPFFTVRETLQFQSGYFGIRHNDAWIEEIMTNLDLMNKADSNMRSLSGGMKRRVLVAQALVHRPPVIILDEPTAGVDVELRQSLWQFISRLNQDGHTIVLTTHYLEEAEALCQRIAMLKQGKIVALDTTANLLSQYGSVKKDGEGKADLEDVFVNIMSGNAI; translated from the coding sequence ATGCCCTCTGCAATTTCAATTCAGAAGATATCTAAAAATTACGGAGCCCTTCAAGCGCTCAATGATGTCTCTCTCTCAATAGAGCAGGGTGAGTTTTTTGGTTTGCTTGGGCCTAATGGCGCTGGCAAGACTACCTTGATTTCTATTTTGGCTGGTTTGGTGAATGCAGATCATGGGCATGCGGCCATTATGGGCGCCAATGTGCAGAGCCAATTTCGGGATGCGCGCCGCATGCTTGGCGTTGTTCCTCAGGAATTAGTATTCGATCCATTTTTTACTGTGAGAGAAACCCTCCAGTTCCAGTCTGGGTACTTCGGAATTCGTCATAACGATGCTTGGATCGAGGAGATCATGACTAACCTTGATCTCATGAATAAGGCAGATAGCAATATGCGATCGCTATCGGGTGGTATGAAGCGCCGCGTGTTGGTAGCCCAAGCGCTGGTCCACAGACCACCAGTCATTATTTTGGATGAACCAACCGCCGGTGTTGATGTCGAATTGCGCCAATCACTCTGGCAATTTATTAGCCGCTTAAACCAAGATGGTCATACGATCGTCTTGACAACCCATTACCTTGAAGAAGCTGAAGCCTTATGCCAGCGTATTGCCATGCTTAAGCAGGGAAAAATTGTTGCTTTAGACACTACGGCAAATTTGCTAAGCCAGTATGGATCGGTTAAGAAGGATGGCGAAGGTAAGGCAGACTTAGAGGATGTCTTTGTCAACATCATGTCAGGGAATGCAATATGA
- a CDS encoding ABC transporter permease: MKPALNKPVISYGSGFPTLLLKEVKRFYKVAFQTVAAPVLTAVLYLMIFGHVLEGKEVYGRLNYTAFLIPGLVMMSVLQNAFANTSSSLIQSKVTGNLVFVLLAPFSHLEFYAAYVLAAVFRGIVVGSGVLIITVWFAMPSFEYPIWIMVFALLGAAILGSMGLIAGIWADKYDQLAAFQNFIIMPATMLSGVFYSIHSLPAAWQTVSHFNPFFYMIDGFRYGFFGVSDISPWSSLGIVLCFFIVVSVIALRLLQKGYKLRN, encoded by the coding sequence ATGAAGCCCGCTCTGAATAAACCCGTGATTTCCTATGGGAGTGGTTTTCCCACATTGCTATTAAAAGAAGTAAAACGCTTCTACAAGGTAGCCTTTCAAACGGTTGCTGCCCCCGTACTTACTGCCGTTCTATATCTCATGATTTTTGGTCATGTCTTGGAAGGCAAAGAAGTATATGGTCGTCTTAATTACACCGCCTTTTTAATTCCAGGCCTAGTCATGATGAGTGTTTTGCAAAATGCGTTTGCCAATACTTCATCTTCCCTTATCCAATCTAAGGTAACGGGCAACCTGGTATTTGTGTTGCTTGCCCCATTTAGCCATTTGGAGTTTTATGCTGCCTATGTATTGGCTGCAGTATTTCGCGGAATCGTTGTGGGATCTGGGGTATTAATCATTACGGTATGGTTTGCCATGCCATCTTTTGAATACCCAATCTGGATTATGGTTTTTGCCCTTCTGGGTGCTGCCATTTTAGGAAGCATGGGTTTAATAGCAGGCATTTGGGCTGATAAATACGATCAATTGGCTGCATTTCAAAACTTCATCATCATGCCGGCAACGATGTTATCGGGCGTGTTTTACTCGATTCATTCTTTGCCTGCAGCATGGCAAACGGTCTCCCATTTCAACCCCTTCTTTTACATGATTGATGGGTTTCGTTATGGCTTTTTTGGCGTGTCTGATATCTCACCATGGAGCAGCTTGGGAATTGTGCTGTGCTTCTTCATAGTGGTTTCAGTCATTGCTTTACGGTTATTGCAAAAAGGCTATAAGTTAAGAAACTAG
- a CDS encoding BolA family protein — MLPTPEQIEGYIKQGIPCTHIKVEGDGQHFFATIVSPEFEGKRLIQRHQLVYGAMGDRMKAEVHALSIKAFTPQEFAQNPNT; from the coding sequence ATGCTGCCAACCCCAGAGCAAATCGAGGGCTATATCAAACAAGGCATACCCTGTACGCACATTAAAGTGGAGGGCGATGGTCAACATTTTTTCGCGACTATTGTGAGTCCAGAGTTTGAGGGAAAGCGTCTTATCCAAAGACATCAGCTGGTCTATGGTGCCATGGGTGATCGCATGAAGGCAGAGGTCCATGCTTTATCGATTAAGGCATTTACTCCGCAAGAGTTTGCTCAAAACCCGAATACTTAA
- the murA gene encoding UDP-N-acetylglucosamine 1-carboxyvinyltransferase encodes MDKLRMTGGTPLKGEVVIAGAKNAALPILCACLLTDQPVVLHNVPDLQDVRTMLKLLQEIGVTVSFPDASNRNHVILHAANIQSSEATYEMVKTMRASILVLGPLLARMHSAKVSLPGGCAIGARPVDQHIKGLKAMGATIKIKSGYIQAETKSPSGRLKGASILTDMITVTGTENLLMAATLALGTTTLENAAREPEVGDLAELLVKMGAKITGIGTDRLVIEGVEKLHGAEHAVIADRIEAGTFLCAVAATGGEILVKHCRPDTLDAVIVKLKEAGLEMEVGSDWIKARMNGRPKAVSFRTSEYPAFPTDMQAQLMAVNAIAQGNATITETIFENRFMHVQEMNRLGADIAIEGNTAIAQGVESLSGAVVMATDLRASASLVIAGLAAQGETQVDRIYHLDRGYDRMEQKLTLLGANIQRIK; translated from the coding sequence ATGGATAAATTACGAATGACTGGTGGTACCCCATTAAAGGGTGAGGTGGTAATTGCGGGCGCCAAAAATGCGGCCTTACCAATTCTCTGCGCTTGTTTATTAACTGACCAGCCAGTTGTTTTGCATAACGTTCCAGATCTGCAAGACGTTCGTACTATGCTCAAGCTGTTACAGGAAATTGGGGTGACAGTGAGCTTCCCTGATGCGAGTAATCGTAATCATGTCATCCTTCATGCGGCCAATATTCAGAGTTCTGAAGCAACCTATGAAATGGTGAAAACCATGCGCGCTTCCATTTTGGTGCTCGGGCCATTGCTTGCCAGAATGCATAGTGCCAAAGTATCTTTGCCGGGTGGCTGTGCAATCGGTGCTCGCCCTGTAGATCAGCACATTAAAGGCCTTAAGGCCATGGGTGCCACGATCAAAATTAAGAGCGGGTACATTCAGGCAGAAACAAAATCCCCTTCAGGTCGCTTAAAAGGCGCATCTATCTTGACGGACATGATTACCGTTACTGGTACGGAAAACTTGCTGATGGCAGCAACTTTGGCTTTGGGCACTACGACCCTAGAGAATGCTGCGCGCGAACCAGAAGTGGGTGATCTGGCCGAGTTGCTGGTAAAAATGGGTGCAAAGATCACTGGTATTGGCACAGATCGTCTGGTCATTGAGGGTGTAGAAAAGCTTCACGGTGCAGAGCATGCGGTAATTGCTGATCGTATTGAGGCAGGTACTTTCTTATGCGCTGTTGCCGCAACCGGTGGTGAAATCTTGGTTAAGCACTGTCGTCCAGACACCTTGGATGCCGTGATCGTCAAACTCAAAGAGGCGGGTTTAGAGATGGAAGTCGGGTCTGATTGGATTAAAGCCCGCATGAACGGTCGCCCCAAGGCCGTGAGTTTTCGAACCTCTGAGTACCCAGCCTTCCCAACGGATATGCAGGCCCAGTTAATGGCGGTCAATGCCATTGCCCAAGGAAACGCCACGATTACCGAGACGATCTTTGAAAACCGTTTTATGCACGTTCAGGAAATGAATCGTTTGGGCGCAGATATCGCCATTGAAGGTAATACGGCTATTGCTCAAGGTGTTGAGAGCCTATCTGGAGCGGTCGTAATGGCGACGGATTTACGCGCTTCCGCTAGCTTGGTGATTGCCGGTCTGGCTGCGCAAGGGGAAACTCAAGTGGATCGTATTTATCACCTAGATCGTGGATATGACCGTATGGAGCAAAAGTTGACCCTACTGGGGGCCAACATTCAGCGTATCAAGTAA
- the hisG gene encoding ATP phosphoribosyltransferase, producing MKLTLALSKGRIFEETAEILSKIGIRPLEDPEKSRKLIIETSNPDVRLIIVRASDVPTYVQFGGADFGVAGLDVLMENGTDGLYVPFDLDIAKCRMSVAVKDGFDYVAAVKQGSRLKVATKYVNCAREHFANKGVHIDTIHLYGSMELAPLVGLADAIVDLVSTGNTLRANGLVEVEEIANISARLVVNQASYKRKRAQLQPFFDLLK from the coding sequence ATGAAGTTAACTTTAGCCCTTTCGAAGGGGCGCATCTTCGAAGAAACCGCCGAGATCTTATCCAAGATTGGCATTCGCCCGCTTGAAGATCCTGAGAAGTCACGCAAACTCATTATTGAGACCTCTAATCCTGATGTCAGACTCATTATTGTGCGCGCCTCTGATGTACCCACTTATGTCCAGTTTGGCGGTGCCGATTTTGGGGTTGCAGGTTTGGACGTCTTAATGGAAAACGGTACTGATGGTTTGTATGTGCCGTTTGATTTGGATATTGCTAAATGTCGTATGTCTGTTGCCGTTAAAGATGGCTTTGATTACGTAGCAGCGGTTAAGCAAGGATCACGCCTAAAAGTAGCAACTAAGTATGTTAACTGCGCACGTGAGCACTTCGCTAATAAAGGTGTACATATCGATACGATTCATTTGTATGGCTCGATGGAGTTGGCGCCTCTGGTGGGTTTGGCCGATGCGATTGTGGATCTAGTGTCTACAGGAAATACTTTGCGCGCTAATGGATTGGTTGAGGTTGAAGAAATTGCTAATATCAGCGCGCGCTTGGTTGTCAATCAAGCTTCCTATAAACGTAAGCGTGCCCAGCTTCAACCATTCTTTGATTTGTTGAAGTAA
- the hisD gene encoding histidinol dehydrogenase, whose protein sequence is MSAVNIKRLNSKDAGFKETLLASLSLPMADDAAIDAAVVKILSRVKEEGDVAVLDFTKQFDRLNVASVAQLEISKQDLEKAYIDLSAEQKNALDIAAQRVREYHEKQKIEAGCHSWEYEESDGTRLGQKVTALDRVGIYVPGGKAAYPSSVLMNAIPAKVAGVSEVIMVVPTPDGARNPLVLAAAFLSGVDRVFTIGGAQAVAALAYGTKTIPPVDKIVGPGNAYVAAAKRRVFGTVGIDMIAGPSEILILCDGSSNPDWIAMDLFSQAEHDELAQSILLCPDAQFIEQVQKSINKLLPEMPRKKVIEASLANRALLIQVSDMGEACEIANAIAAEHLEICATEPRKWAEFIRHAGAIFMGNYTSESLGDYCAGPNHVLPTARTARFSSPLGVYDFIKRSSMIEVSEAGAQTLGAVASTLAHGEGLTAHARAAEMRLKK, encoded by the coding sequence ATGTCAGCCGTCAATATCAAACGCCTCAATAGCAAAGATGCTGGGTTTAAAGAAACCTTGCTCGCCAGCCTTTCTTTGCCGATGGCTGATGATGCAGCGATTGATGCTGCAGTAGTTAAGATCCTATCGCGCGTCAAAGAAGAGGGTGATGTCGCTGTTCTGGACTTCACGAAACAATTTGATCGTTTAAATGTTGCTAGTGTTGCGCAACTGGAAATTTCTAAACAGGATTTAGAAAAAGCGTATATAGATTTATCGGCAGAGCAAAAAAATGCTTTGGACATTGCCGCACAAAGAGTGCGTGAATATCATGAGAAGCAGAAAATTGAGGCAGGTTGCCACTCTTGGGAGTATGAAGAATCTGATGGCACACGCTTAGGTCAAAAGGTCACAGCATTAGACCGCGTTGGTATTTATGTTCCTGGTGGTAAAGCGGCTTATCCATCCTCGGTGCTCATGAATGCCATTCCCGCAAAAGTCGCTGGGGTGAGTGAAGTAATCATGGTCGTGCCTACTCCGGATGGCGCGCGCAACCCATTGGTGCTGGCTGCCGCCTTTCTATCAGGGGTTGACCGAGTCTTTACGATTGGTGGAGCACAGGCAGTTGCTGCTTTAGCCTATGGCACTAAAACCATTCCGCCCGTCGATAAAATCGTCGGTCCAGGTAATGCTTATGTAGCAGCTGCTAAACGCAGAGTATTTGGCACGGTTGGTATCGACATGATCGCTGGCCCATCGGAAATTCTCATCTTATGTGACGGCTCAAGTAATCCTGATTGGATTGCAATGGATTTATTTTCTCAAGCTGAGCATGATGAGTTAGCGCAATCAATTTTGCTTTGCCCAGATGCGCAATTTATTGAGCAAGTACAAAAAAGTATTAACAAGCTATTGCCCGAGATGCCCAGAAAGAAAGTGATTGAAGCATCGCTTGCTAATCGTGCTTTATTGATTCAGGTAAGCGATATGGGCGAGGCTTGTGAGATTGCCAATGCGATTGCTGCAGAGCATTTAGAAATCTGCGCTACCGAGCCACGTAAGTGGGCGGAGTTCATTCGTCATGCGGGCGCGATTTTTATGGGTAATTACACCAGCGAATCTTTGGGCGATTATTGCGCAGGACCCAATCATGTTTTGCCAACAGCTCGTACAGCGCGCTTTTCATCCCCACTGGGCGTATATGACTTTATTAAACGCTCGAGTATGATTGAAGTGAGTGAGGCAGGCGCACAAACTTTAGGTGCCGTAGCTAGCACCCTCGCTCATGGTGAAGGTTTGACTGCGCACGCCCGAGCTGCTGAAATGCGCTTGAAAAAATAA
- the hisC gene encoding histidinol-phosphate transaminase, producing the protein MSRFWSPVVHTLTPYVPGEQPQMERLVKLNTNESPYGPSPKALAAIAQQNNDDLRLYPDPEGLALKKAIAQLHGLDPKQVFLGNGSDEVLAHVFLGLLKQAKPVQFPDISYSFYPVYCKLFGITHEAIPLGSDFEIRVSDFTLPNGGIIFPNPNAPTGRAIPRSEIEKLLKINTDSVVVIDEAYVDYGTESCIPLLRGAVCPENLLVVHTLSKSRALAGLRVGFAVGHPVLIEGLERVKNSFNSYPLGRLAQAGAIAAIEDQAHLETSSAKVIQTRERLVKELATLGFETLPSSANFIFTRHPKHAGGKLYQALRDRGIIVRHFTSSRIEQFLRITIGTDDQCNELILALKEILASN; encoded by the coding sequence ATGAGCCGTTTTTGGAGCCCCGTTGTTCACACCCTTACCCCCTATGTCCCAGGGGAGCAGCCGCAAATGGAGCGACTGGTCAAACTCAATACCAATGAAAGCCCCTACGGCCCTTCCCCAAAGGCACTAGCAGCCATAGCACAGCAAAATAATGATGATTTAAGGCTTTACCCAGATCCAGAGGGACTTGCTTTAAAGAAGGCAATCGCTCAATTGCACGGCTTAGATCCAAAACAGGTTTTTTTGGGAAATGGCTCGGATGAGGTTCTAGCCCACGTCTTCCTAGGTCTATTAAAACAAGCAAAGCCAGTCCAGTTTCCGGATATTTCCTATAGCTTTTACCCCGTTTACTGCAAGTTATTTGGGATTACTCATGAAGCGATCCCCTTAGGATCAGACTTTGAAATTCGTGTCAGTGACTTCACATTACCCAATGGCGGCATTATTTTCCCCAACCCCAATGCCCCAACCGGACGCGCGATTCCTCGCTCCGAAATTGAAAAATTACTCAAAATCAATACCGATTCGGTAGTAGTCATCGACGAAGCCTATGTCGACTACGGTACAGAGTCTTGTATTCCCCTCCTTCGTGGGGCAGTCTGCCCAGAAAACCTATTAGTAGTGCACACCCTCTCTAAATCAAGGGCATTGGCTGGCTTGCGCGTCGGTTTTGCGGTAGGCCATCCTGTGCTGATTGAAGGTTTAGAGCGCGTTAAGAATAGCTTTAACTCCTACCCCCTGGGACGTTTAGCCCAAGCTGGAGCCATTGCAGCGATTGAAGATCAGGCGCATCTTGAAACAAGCTCCGCAAAGGTGATTCAAACTCGCGAACGTCTGGTGAAAGAGCTAGCAACACTTGGCTTTGAAACTTTGCCTTCTTCAGCGAATTTTATTTTCACGCGCCACCCAAAGCATGCTGGTGGAAAGTTATATCAGGCCTTGCGCGATCGCGGAATTATCGTGCGGCACTTTACATCGTCACGTATTGAACAATTCTTGCGCATCACCATTGGCACGGACGATCAGTGCAATGAATTAATCCTAGCCTTGAAAGAAATTCTGGCTAGCAACTAA
- the hisB gene encoding imidazoleglycerol-phosphate dehydratase HisB: MRQADVTRNTSETKIQIAINLDGTGKAELASGVPFLDHMLDQIARHGMIDLKVVAKGDTHIDDHHTVEDVGITLGQAFAKAVGDKAGITRYGHSYVPLDETLSRVVIDFSGRPGLEFNVPFTRARVGDFDVDLSIEFFRGFVNHAGVTLHIDNLRGINAHHQIETVFKAFGRALRMALELDPRASGVVPSTKGSL; the protein is encoded by the coding sequence ATGCGGCAAGCTGATGTAACCCGAAATACTTCGGAAACCAAAATTCAAATTGCTATCAATTTAGATGGCACTGGGAAAGCTGAGCTAGCCTCTGGCGTCCCCTTTTTAGATCATATGCTCGATCAAATTGCCCGTCACGGCATGATTGACTTAAAAGTAGTCGCAAAGGGCGATACGCATATCGATGATCATCACACTGTTGAGGATGTGGGTATTACTTTGGGCCAGGCGTTTGCCAAAGCAGTAGGTGATAAAGCGGGCATTACCCGTTACGGTCACTCTTATGTCCCCTTAGATGAGACTTTATCTCGCGTGGTGATTGATTTCTCGGGCCGGCCTGGTTTGGAATTCAATGTTCCTTTTACACGGGCGCGTGTTGGTGATTTTGATGTGGATCTCAGCATTGAGTTTTTCCGCGGCTTTGTTAACCACGCCGGGGTGACTTTACATATTGATAACCTACGTGGCATTAATGCCCATCATCAGATTGAAACGGTATTCAAGGCATTTGGCCGTGCATTGCGCATGGCTCTAGAGCTTGATCCACGTGCGTCAGGTGTTGTTCCTTCTACTAAGGGTAGTCTGTAA
- the hisH gene encoding imidazole glycerol phosphate synthase subunit HisH, producing the protein MAQTIAIVDYGMGNLRSVYQAFHHVAPDANVLIARKPEEILAAERVVLPGQGAMPDCMKHLEESGLLEALLDAAKIKPLLGVCVGEQMLLDRSAEVRAADNATWTTCLGLIPGEVRRFELAGQLQADGSAYKVPHMGWNQVRQDRKHPIWEGIPDMTSFYFVHSYYVVPQRNEDIAGSTQYGDWFTSALARDNIFATQFHPEKSAEYGLRLYKNFVSWQP; encoded by the coding sequence TTGGCGCAAACAATTGCGATCGTTGATTATGGAATGGGTAATTTGCGTTCCGTATACCAAGCCTTTCATCATGTGGCGCCTGATGCAAATGTGTTGATTGCGCGCAAGCCCGAGGAAATTCTTGCCGCTGAGCGCGTCGTGCTACCAGGGCAAGGTGCAATGCCTGACTGCATGAAGCATTTAGAAGAGTCAGGCTTACTAGAAGCTTTGTTAGATGCGGCAAAAATTAAACCTTTACTAGGTGTCTGTGTTGGAGAACAAATGCTGCTTGATCGCAGTGCTGAAGTGAGGGCTGCAGACAATGCCACTTGGACTACCTGTTTAGGATTAATTCCAGGTGAAGTACGGCGTTTTGAGCTGGCTGGTCAATTGCAGGCTGATGGTTCAGCCTATAAGGTTCCCCATATGGGTTGGAATCAAGTACGCCAAGATCGAAAGCATCCGATTTGGGAGGGCATTCCGGATATGACTAGCTTCTATTTTGTACACAGTTATTACGTTGTACCGCAGCGTAATGAAGATATTGCTGGCTCAACTCAATATGGTGATTGGTTTACTTCTGCTCTGGCAAGAGATAACATTTTTGCAACCCAGTTTCATCCAGAAAAAAGTGCAGAATACGGATTAAGACTCTACAAAAATTTTGTTTCTTGGCAACCTTAA